A single window of Dermacentor albipictus isolate Rhodes 1998 colony chromosome 1, USDA_Dalb.pri_finalv2, whole genome shotgun sequence DNA harbors:
- the LOC135896917 gene encoding protein C10 isoform X1 — protein MDSRREFHNIYNFTVNDVLAKMSATLAFKENFDSEKAKGALEDILAAFDQPENFARLQDAKDLAGNDMLKHMQIVFPLLTQIEMTVIESYGFTRDGEGVLQFAQIIKQMEREHPEIARLNAELRAHFIPPMVPPSLPEN, from the exons AtggacagcagacgggaattccacaatatttacaacttcactgtgaacgaC GTGCTTGCGAAGATGTCGGCGACCCTTGCCTTCAAAGAGAACTTTGACTCTGAGAAAGCGAAAG GTGCCCTGGAAGACATTCTAGCTGCGTTTGACCAACCTGAGAACTTTGCCAGACTTCAAGATGCAAAAGATCTTGCCGGAAATGACATGCTCAAGCACATGCAGATTGTTTTCCCACTTTTAACACAAATAGAAATGACTGTCATCGAAAGCTACGGCTTCACACGCGACGGAGAAG GTGTGTTGCAGTTCGCCCAAATAATCAAGCAAATGGAAAGGGAGCATCCTGAAATTGCACGGCTGAATGCGGAGCTCCGAGCACATTTCATCCCTCCGATGGTACCACCGTCGTTGCCTGAGAACTGA
- the LOC135896917 gene encoding protein C10 isoform X2, with amino-acid sequence MSATLAFKENFDSEKAKGALEDILAAFDQPENFARLQDAKDLAGNDMLKHMQIVFPLLTQIEMTVIESYGFTRDGEGVLQFAQIIKQMEREHPEIARLNAELRAHFIPPMVPPSLPEN; translated from the exons ATGTCGGCGACCCTTGCCTTCAAAGAGAACTTTGACTCTGAGAAAGCGAAAG GTGCCCTGGAAGACATTCTAGCTGCGTTTGACCAACCTGAGAACTTTGCCAGACTTCAAGATGCAAAAGATCTTGCCGGAAATGACATGCTCAAGCACATGCAGATTGTTTTCCCACTTTTAACACAAATAGAAATGACTGTCATCGAAAGCTACGGCTTCACACGCGACGGAGAAG GTGTGTTGCAGTTCGCCCAAATAATCAAGCAAATGGAAAGGGAGCATCCTGAAATTGCACGGCTGAATGCGGAGCTCCGAGCACATTTCATCCCTCCGATGGTACCACCGTCGTTGCCTGAGAACTGA